GCAACCTGTTCGGCTGGAAGGTGTACCTAAATGGTTTGTTAATTGGATTCAATTGACTGTACCAACAGCAACATCTGAAGTTAACCAGGGCTGGGTAATGTTGGGTAAATTGGCGGTTACCAGTCACCCTGGTTTTGCATACCGAAATTTATGGCATAAAGCTAAATCAAATTTAGTATTGTTTGCTTTGGTGGCATTGGCTTCCTGGTTGGCGCTTACGCTTTTATTGAGATTAATATTAAGACCATTGTCATTGTTGGAAAAACAAGCCAAGGCTATTTGTGAAAAACAATTTGAAGTACAACCGCAGTTACCTAAAACCCGTGATTTAAGGCGAGTGGTTGAGGCCATGAATAACATGGCTAAACGTCTGCAATATCTATTTAATGAGCAGGTCGAGGTTATCGAAAGATTAAGAGATCAGTCTCATCGTGATTCTGTTACTGGGCTGCCAAACCGACAAGCATTTGATAATCGAGTCGGTGCTTGGATGGAGTCGGAGCAGGGAGAGTCAGGGGGTGGGGTTGTGTTGTTACAAATAAGGCACTTGCAGCAGCTGAATTTAGAGCAGGGCAGGGAAGCGGGTGATGCATTAGTCAAGCAAGTGGCGGAACAATTACAAGCTGTATTTCATGACTACCCAGGCAATGTATTAAGCCGACGCAGCGGAGGTGATTTTGCCGTATTTGTACCAAGGGTTTCAATAGAGTTACTGCAAAGCTTAACGGAAACCCTTTATCGTCAGCTAATAGGTTTGCAATTACTAGAAAGTATTCATGCACCAGATACCTTGCATGTGGCAGCAGTGTTGCGGCTAAATCGTTGTTCTTTGGTGCAGCTGTTAACTGATGCAGATATTAGTTTACGACAGTTGCAATCTAAGGGCGCAAGTGGCTGGTCTTGCAGTAAAGTCGAAGTGGAGCAGGCTGATTATATGGATTGGCCAGCAAACGAATGGCATCAGCAGTTACAAACAGTGTTAGCGAGTAAATCTCTGATACTTTATGGACAACAAGTGTATGACAATAAACGACAGTTAATACAAAAAGAAGTCTTGGTCAGAGTTAAATTAAACAGCGATATAGTCTCTGCAGGGGTGTTTTTGCCTATGGCAGAGCGTTTTGGTTTAGCAGAGGAATTTGATAAATTAATTGTTGAGCTGGTTATTCAGCATCTGCAGCAACAATCGGCAGACTGCCCTTATTGTGTGAATCTGTCTCCCAGGTCGCTACAGAGTGAAGCGTTTAGTAACTGGTTACTTGATAAGTTTGAGCAGCATCGACAGTTATTATCGCAACTAGTATTTGAAGTACCGGAATATTGTGTACAACTTGCGTTGCCTGTTATGCAACAATTAGCAACCAAGCTCAATAAGTTGGGAGGAAGCTTTAGTATTGATCACTTTGGCGTGGGGGCCAATGCATTTGCTTATTTACAAAGTCTCTCAGCTCATTACCTTAAA
This genomic interval from Spartinivicinus ruber contains the following:
- a CDS encoding bifunctional diguanylate cyclase/phosphodiesterase, whose amino-acid sequence is MTVLRLLLIFLTLIIVVLFSANFLLNVYDARSYLQEQLESHAQDTATSLGLSIAAVEGGDIATIDSMIDAIFDRGYYQQIIFTDIDGKVLVNSQQPVRLEGVPKWFVNWIQLTVPTATSEVNQGWVMLGKLAVTSHPGFAYRNLWHKAKSNLVLFALVALASWLALTLLLRLILRPLSLLEKQAKAICEKQFEVQPQLPKTRDLRRVVEAMNNMAKRLQYLFNEQVEVIERLRDQSHRDSVTGLPNRQAFDNRVGAWMESEQGESGGGVVLLQIRHLQQLNLEQGREAGDALVKQVAEQLQAVFHDYPGNVLSRRSGGDFAVFVPRVSIELLQSLTETLYRQLIGLQLLESIHAPDTLHVAAVLRLNRCSLVQLLTDADISLRQLQSKGASGWSCSKVEVEQADYMDWPANEWHQQLQTVLASKSLILYGQQVYDNKRQLIQKEVLVRVKLNSDIVSAGVFLPMAERFGLAEEFDKLIVELVIQHLQQQSADCPYCVNLSPRSLQSEAFSNWLLDKFEQHRQLLSQLVFEVPEYCVQLALPVMQQLATKLNKLGGSFSIDHFGVGANAFAYLQSLSAHYLKVDSSYLKQLLESKDNQFFIQSLVQIAHSRDITILAEGIESEEVWELLISLGIDGGQGYLLHRPESL